The region AAAAAGAGGGTTATACATTTTTTATGGAGAAAGAAATTTACGAGCAAGGTGCAGTCGTATCTGAAACCATCATGGGCAGAGTTAAAAACCACAAAGTCACCCTTGAAAATTTAGACGACGAATACCTAAAAGGCATCGATGATGTTGTGCTTTGCGCGTGCGGTACGAGCTACCATGCAGCACTAACTGCAAGCTATCTTTTTGAAAGGCTTGCCAAAGTTAGAACAAAGGTCGAAGTGGCAAGCGAATTTAGATATAGAAAGCCTTATCTAAACAAAAACTCGCTCTTCATCGTCATCTCGCAAAGTGGCGAGACAGCTGACACTCTTGAAGCACTTAGGATAGCAAAAGAGGCTGGGCTAAGGACACTTGCGATTTGCAACGTCGATAACTCATCTATCGTTAGACTAGCTGATAATACGCTTCTAACTCGCGCTGGCATCGAAAAAGGTGTGGCAAGCACAAAGGCCTTTGCTACGCAGATCATCGTGCTTTGGATGCTTGTACTTCAAATGGCATCAGCAAAGGGATCTATCAGTAAAAAGGAGCTTGATCACGAGATCAAAACGCTTCTTCACATCCCGCAAATTTTAAATATAGATAACTCTTTGCAAGAGAAGCTTCACCGCCTAAGCAAGCACTATTTGCACGGTCATGGCTTCTTCTTTATCGGTAGAGATATCTTCTATCCGCTGGCACTTGAAGGTGCGTTAAAACTTAAAGAAATTTCATATCTTCACGCCGAGGGTTATCCATCAGGCGAGATGAAGCACGGCCCTATCGCACTTGCAGATGAGAAGCTATTTACGATCGCTTTAATGCCTCAAAACTTACTATATGAAAAGACAAAGAGTAACGTCGAAGAGCTCGCTGCAAGAGATGCATATATCCTAGCGATAAGCCCACTTGAGTTTGAACTAAGCGATGACTACGTAAAAACAAGCGTTCAAGATCACTATATGAGCGAATTTTTCGAGATGATGCTTGTGCTTCAGCTACTTGCACTTGAAATTTCCGTTAGACTTGGCAACAACGTCGATATGCCAAGAAACCTCGCAAAAAGCGTAACTGTCGAATAATTTATGTGGCTGGCATCTTGCTGGCCGCTTAAATTTTACTTTTATATTTTTCTTTTAAAATTTAAGTTTTCACAAAATATTATTTTCTTATAATATTTGCACTTCTAATTACATTAAAAAGGATCTTCATGAAAAAGAGATTTTTAGCATCTAAGGTCTTTAGCAGCATTGCCGCTCTTTGTTTATTTGCTGGATGCGCTAGCAGCAATAGCGGTGTAACTGGTGCCGCAGCAGGAGATACATCCAAAAATGCCAACACGAAAATCGAGCGTTGCAGCCAAACACTAGGAACATTATCTTTTTATGAGGATCAAAGTAGCTCATGGTACTCATATCTAACTAGAGATTATCAGCTTGGCTCAACCGTGCCGGTGCTAAGGATCTTAGCTCAGCAAACTGGCTGCTTCGTCATCGTAGAGCGTGGCAGAAGTATGGATAATATGATGCAAGAGCGCGCACTTGAAGCTAGTGGCGAGCTAAGAAAAGGCTCTAAATTTCACAAAGGTCAAGTCGTAGCGGCTGATTATACCATGCAGCCAGAGATCACATTTAGCAAAGAGGATACTGGCGGTATCAGCGGACTTGTAGGCGCTGTCTTTGGCAACGTTGCTGGCAAGGTAAGCGGAGGCTTTTCAAAGAGCGAAACACAAACATCTTTGCTTCTCATAGACAACCGCTCAGGCGTACAGATCGCTGGTGCAGTCGGCAGTGATAGCAACTTTGACTTCTTTGGCATGGGGTCAAATTCATTTTCACGTGTGAGCGCTGGACTTGGTGGCTACACAAAGACACCAGAGGGCAGGATGATTGTAAATGCCTTTATGGATGCGATGAACCAACTTATAGTCGCGCTAAAAGACTATAAAGTCCAAAATGTAAAAGGCGGTCTTGGCAAAGGCGGAAATATAAAAATAGGAGACTAAGATGAAATTTATAGCCATTTTGTTTTGTACATTTACGATGTTGCTAGCTGTAAACTATACTAAAAAGATAGAGATCGGGCTTTGCAAACTTATAAACGAAAGAGAAATGGCTAAATTTTATGGCGACACGAGAAACTACGACGCCCTTAGTAAAAAGATAGACGGATATAAATTTCGTTTTGGATTGAAAGATTTTGATGAGGATAGCTGCCGCATGAGTGGCTACTATCCTATTGATCCAAACTATGCGCCATATCCGCCTAACTACCGCCCATACTATCAAAATGAGTACGAAAGATTTGATAGATTTCAGCGTGGTTACCGTGGAGGCTACTATAACGATGACGACTACGACGATGGTTTTGAGCGTGGATATAGACGTGGCTACAATGACGCTAGAAGAGAGTATAGAAGACCTTATAGATAGGCACAAAAGCCGTAATCTTTAAAGAAATTTGATGCAAAACCTGTGGATATGGCAACATCCTAACTACCCAAATTTTTCTTTCGATAAAAGTGCAATAGATACCCTTGCAAATAAGCTAAAGCAAAATCACGAAATTTTAAAAGAGATAATAAGCAAGACCAGCAGAAACGATCTTCTAAAGGTGCAAATTAACGCCCTAGAAGATGAGATCTTTTACTCATCTCTTATAGAGGGCGAGAGGCTAAAAAGATCAAGCATTCGCTCATCGGCAAAAAAGAGACTAGATGAAAATTTTGACTGGCTAGCCGACACTCATGCGACTAGACACAGTGATAATCTAGTCTCGCTAATGCTTGAAGCAAATTTAAACAAAGCTTATATGAACTTCGAGCGGTTACATGGCTGGCACAATGCCTTGTTTGAATATAGCCATAGCAAAACTTACAAGATAAAACGAGCTAAATTTAGAGATGATGAGATGAGCGTCGTCTCAGGTCCTTCAAAAATGTGCAAATCCACTACGAAGCCTTGCCAGCAGAATGCATAGGGGATGAGATGAGAAATTTTTTAGGTTTTATCAATAAAAGCTCCGAAAACGCCTATGTAAAAAGTGCCTTGACGCACCTTTGGTTTGCGATCATCCATCCTTATGAGGGCGGCAAAGATTATTATGAAATTTTAAAGCAGACGACAAAGCTTGAAAATAATTTAAACTTTGACTTCACAGCGTGGATAAAGTGGCATTTAGAAGCGGTAAATAGCGCCATAAAACAAGCTATAAGATCATTAAAAAGATAAAATTTCTATCAAATTTAAGAGCCAAAGCCCTTAAATTTTATCTTTACTTAGGATTTTTGTGAGCTGCTCTTTGATCTCATCATCAAATTCGCTAACACTTATCACACCCCTGCTCTCGCACATCTTAGCGTCATTTACCTCGCAGTAGCCACTCAGCGCGTTTTTGTATCCGCCCCTTATGCAGGCCTCTCTATCTTCTAAAAATCCAGCCCCGCCAAGGATGAGCACGCCAAGGTCAAAGCCGATCTTAAATTTCGCACTCGCTGAGCTTTTTATCCAGCTTAAAAATATCTCGTCATATCTTAGACCAAGCGCTCCAACGCCATCTGGCACGACCAAGATATCCACGCCGTAAAGGCTCTCAGCGTAAATTTCAGGATGAAGCCTGACGCCAAATTCATCGACTATCTCAGGCTTTAGGGCGTAGGTTTTGATGTTAAAACCTTCAAATTTATGCAAAAAATCATAAATTTTGGCAAAGCTTAACAAATTTATCTTGTCAAACATCAAAATGCCAACTTTCATGCTAGCTCCTTTTAATGAAGTGCCTCATTTAGCTTGATCGCCCTTTTGCTCGCACTTGCAGTGATCTGACCTGTTTGGCTATTTTGTCTAAAATGAAGCCCGTTTAGCCCGCCAAGCTCAAGCGCCTTGTAAATTTCAGCTTCAAATTTAAACTCTGGATTTAGCTTAGCCAGCTTTTCGCGCTCGCTGGCTGAGATATAGACCTTTGTTCCTTCAAGTACCGCTATGCCAGCATCCACGATGCAGTTATCGCCAAGTGGCACGCCTGTGACTGAGTTTGCGCCAAGCAAGCAGTGTTTGCCGATGCTTACAGGGTTGCCGTTTGTGCCGCTTAGCACGCCAAGTATGCTAGCTCCGCCACCTACGTCGCTGCCCTCGCCCACGACGACAGAGCTGCTAACCCTGCCTTCAACCATCACGCCACCAGTCGTGCCTGCGTTAAAGTTGATATAAGCAGCCCCTGGCATGACGACTGTGCCAGGATGCACAGCAGCGCCCATGCGGACTTTAGCAGCGTCTAAAATTCTCGTGTTATCAGCTGGGATGATGTGACTTAAAAATCTTGGGAATTTATCCACGCTCACGATCGCTGGATACTCGCCAAACATCTTTAGAGAAATTTCATTTTCTCTTAGCCACTCAAGCTCGATCGGGATGTTTTGGCTAGTCCAAGCGACATTTGGTAGCACTCCAAAGGCTCCATCAAGCACGATCGTCCTAGGTGCGACCTTGCCAAGTGAGATCAAGTAGAGCTTGAGATAGACAGCTTCTACGCTAAGTGGCTTTGCGTCATCAAATAAAAATACAAGCTTAAATTTATTCTCGTTTAGCTCAAGATCGTCATCAAATGCCATCTTCACAGCGTGTAAATTCTCCACGTTTTTGTGTGATTTTATATCTTTTTCAAAGATACTAAAGAGCTTGCTAGCCTTTTTTGCTACCTTTGGCGTGAGATCAGTGACAAACTCGTGAGCGCCAAAATCAACCTCAACATCGCACTTTTGCAAGGCGTAGATAAAAGCAGCTGCGCTTAAAAAGCTCTCTTTATAATTTACAACGGCGTAACTTGCCTGCAAAATTTTGTCGCTATTTTTTTGTCCGCGATCGACTCTTGCGATGCCAAAAGCAACTGGATCTTTGTAGCCATCTTTTTTTCTAAATTCTTCAAAAAATTCCTTAAATTCGTTTGCGTCTTTAAACTCTTTAGACATCTATTCTCCTTTAAATTTTTTCTTAGTCTAGCCAAAAATGGCTAAAAATTTTATGATTTTAAAGCATTTGAGCTTTGATAAATTTATAAATTATAATAATGATTAACCTTATCATAAAGAAAATAGAAAAAAATGCCTCAAATTTTACAAGGAGACAAAATGTCAAATTTAGCTACCAAACCAAAATTTGCTCTAGCTGCGTTGATCGGCCTCGTCGCTGGCGTAGTTTCAGCTTTTGTCAAATGGGGTGCAGAAGTGCCACTTCCGCCAAGAAGCCCTATGGATATGTTTAACGCTGCTTGCGGACCAGAAAGTGCCATCAG is a window of Campylobacter concisus DNA encoding:
- the glmS gene encoding glutamine--fructose-6-phosphate transaminase (isomerizing); the encoded protein is MCGIVGYIGDKEKKEVILSGLKELEYRGYDSAGMAVMSDGKIDFFKAVGKLENLALKTKDFTSEGFGVAIGHTRWATHGKPTEINAHPHLGEHSFVVHNGIIENYKELKDELEAKGVKFVSQTDTEVIVHLFEEILKEKKDPFKAYEATIAKLRGAYATLLITKTAPDKIFFAKDAAPMAIGKSDKKELYFASSDAPLIGNAAEVAYLDDNNYGYVSLDEIAVFKHGKKASITFNALPKDKSYAQKEGYTFFMEKEIYEQGAVVSETIMGRVKNHKVTLENLDDEYLKGIDDVVLCACGTSYHAALTASYLFERLAKVRTKVEVASEFRYRKPYLNKNSLFIVISQSGETADTLEALRIAKEAGLRTLAICNVDNSSIVRLADNTLLTRAGIEKGVASTKAFATQIIVLWMLVLQMASAKGSISKKELDHEIKTLLHIPQILNIDNSLQEKLHRLSKHYLHGHGFFFIGRDIFYPLALEGALKLKEISYLHAEGYPSGEMKHGPIALADEKLFTIALMPQNLLYEKTKSNVEELAARDAYILAISPLEFELSDDYVKTSVQDHYMSEFFEMMLVLQLLALEISVRLGNNVDMPRNLAKSVTVE
- a CDS encoding CsgG/HfaB family protein, producing the protein MKKRFLASKVFSSIAALCLFAGCASSNSGVTGAAAGDTSKNANTKIERCSQTLGTLSFYEDQSSSWYSYLTRDYQLGSTVPVLRILAQQTGCFVIVERGRSMDNMMQERALEASGELRKGSKFHKGQVVAADYTMQPEITFSKEDTGGISGLVGAVFGNVAGKVSGGFSKSETQTSLLLIDNRSGVQIAGAVGSDSNFDFFGMGSNSFSRVSAGLGGYTKTPEGRMIVNAFMDAMNQLIVALKDYKVQNVKGGLGKGGNIKIGD
- a CDS encoding gamma-glutamyl phosphate reductase yields the protein MKFIAILFCTFTMLLAVNYTKKIEIGLCKLINEREMAKFYGDTRNYDALSKKIDGYKFRFGLKDFDEDSCRMSGYYPIDPNYAPYPPNYRPYYQNEYERFDRFQRGYRGGYYNDDDYDDGFERGYRRGYNDARREYRRPYR
- a CDS encoding DUF4172 domain-containing protein, translated to MQNLWIWQHPNYPNFSFDKSAIDTLANKLKQNHEILKEIISKTSRNDLLKVQINALEDEIFYSSLIEGERLKRSSIRSSAKKRLDENFDWLADTHATRHSDNLVSLMLEANLNKAYMNFERLHGWHNALFEYSHSKTYKIKRAKFRDDEMSVVSGPSKMCKSTTKPCQQNA
- a CDS encoding tetrahydrodipicolinate N-succinyltransferase N-terminal domain-containing protein, with protein sequence MSKEFKDANEFKEFFEEFRKKDGYKDPVAFGIARVDRGQKNSDKILQASYAVVNYKESFLSAAAFIYALQKCDVEVDFGAHEFVTDLTPKVAKKASKLFSIFEKDIKSHKNVENLHAVKMAFDDDLELNENKFKLVFLFDDAKPLSVEAVYLKLYLISLGKVAPRTIVLDGAFGVLPNVAWTSQNIPIELEWLRENEISLKMFGEYPAIVSVDKFPRFLSHIIPADNTRILDAAKVRMGAAVHPGTVVMPGAAYINFNAGTTGGVMVEGRVSSSVVVGEGSDVGGGASILGVLSGTNGNPVSIGKHCLLGANSVTGVPLGDNCIVDAGIAVLEGTKVYISASEREKLAKLNPEFKFEAEIYKALELGGLNGLHFRQNSQTGQITASASKRAIKLNEALH